The Leisingera daeponensis DSM 23529 genome includes the window ACATCGGCGCCGATTACGCCCGGGTGCGGCTGGGGATCGGCCATCCGGGCCACAAGGACGCGGTCGCGGGGTATGTGCTGCGCGACTTTCCCAAGGCGGATGAGGGCTGGCTGGACGATCTGATGCGCGGCATCTCCGACGGTGCGGCAGAGCTGGCGAAGGGCAATGGCGGCAAGTTCATGAATGCGGTTGCCCTGCGCGTGGCGCCGCCGCGCAGCTCCGCCACCAAGCCCAAGGCAGAGGCGCCGGCGGAGAAGGCGGCCAGGGAGGAGTCGGCGCCGGACGCCCGCTCGCCGCTGGAAAAGCTGATGGACAAGTTCAAGTGAGCCAAGAGGCAGACCAATGGTGAAACTGATTATCGACACCGATCCCGGCATCGACGATGCGATGGCGATCTTCTATGCCGCGGCGGCACCGGACATCGACCTTTTGGGTCTGACCACGATCTTCGGCAATGTGACGACGGCGACGGCCACCCGCAACGCGCTGCGCCTCTTGGAGGCCGCGGAGCTGGATGTGCCGGTGGCCGCAGGCGCCACCGCGCCGCTGGTGTTGCCGCCGTTCAAACCCTCGTCGCATGTTCACGGCGACGAAGGCTTTGGCGACATCCCGGCGGCGGAGCCCAAGGGCAAACCGCTGGAGGAGGACGCCGCGGCGTTCCTGTGCCGCATGGCGCGCGAGCACAAGGGCGAGCTGGTGGTCTGCCCGATCGGCCCGCTGACCAATATCGCCCTGGCCATGCAGCGCGACCCGGAGTTCATCCAGAACGTCAAATCCATCGTGGTGATGGGTGGCTCCCTGGAGGAGGGCGGCAATATCACGCCGCACGCGGAAGCCAATATCTATCACGACCCGCACGCCGCGGATGTGGTCTGCCAGGGTGGCTCCAAGGTGGTGTTTGTCGGGCTGGACGTCACCC containing:
- a CDS encoding nucleoside hydrolase codes for the protein MVKLIIDTDPGIDDAMAIFYAAAAPDIDLLGLTTIFGNVTTATATRNALRLLEAAELDVPVAAGATAPLVLPPFKPSSHVHGDEGFGDIPAAEPKGKPLEEDAAAFLCRMAREHKGELVVCPIGPLTNIALAMQRDPEFIQNVKSIVVMGGSLEEGGNITPHAEANIYHDPHAADVVCQGGSKVVFVGLDVTHRILCLAADFETIAAKSPELGGMLQEMSYFYLKFYQEVAGKNGCSLHDPAAVIACTHPQLFGMRDVPLEVSCEGETSGATLAAPQGGRDPVKVCMTVDAEAVKSLFLEQLALLP